A genomic stretch from Thermodesulfovibrionales bacterium includes:
- the mnmE gene encoding tRNA uridine-5-carboxymethylaminomethyl(34) synthesis GTPase MnmE produces MTPLDDTIAAISTPLGEGGIGIVRLSGSDAIAVAGPIFSSRKGERLSGAESHRLLYGSIKDPFTGGTIDEVLVSVMKAPHTYTKEDVVEINCHGGMVTLRNVLELILRQGARLAEPGEFTKRAFLNGRLDLSQAEAVLDVIRAKTDASRKVALEQLSGGLSGKITALRDRITSLCAHIEAYIDFPEDEIEPASQESLLKEIQDLRGELSVLSGSFEEGRFFREGLKVALVGRPNVGKSSLLNALLRRERAIVTETPGTTRDVLEEHLNIKGLPVRIMDTAGIRESHEMAEREGVVRSLKALDEADIVIALVDGSILPDDQDREVLERIRGKKSVVAINKSDLPAADPSLDAYLSDYSDHILEISAKTLSGLDGLKDRLLDLAANGASSGDIAGVIVTNVRHKVALDHSVSALRRTSEALASHKPLEIVAIEIRDALDSLGEIVGVVTTEEILSKIFSEFCIGK; encoded by the coding sequence GTGACACCTCTTGATGATACCATCGCGGCGATATCCACGCCTCTCGGCGAAGGGGGCATAGGAATCGTGCGGCTGAGCGGTAGCGATGCCATCGCGGTTGCCGGACCGATCTTCTCTTCCCGAAAAGGCGAGAGGCTGTCGGGGGCTGAGTCGCACAGACTCCTTTACGGCTCTATCAAAGACCCCTTTACCGGCGGCACGATTGATGAGGTCCTCGTCTCGGTGATGAAGGCTCCTCACACCTATACAAAAGAGGATGTAGTCGAGATAAACTGCCATGGAGGGATGGTCACCCTGCGAAACGTTCTTGAGCTGATCCTTCGACAGGGCGCGAGACTTGCAGAGCCCGGAGAGTTCACAAAACGGGCCTTTCTCAATGGAAGGCTGGACCTTTCACAGGCAGAGGCCGTTCTTGACGTCATACGGGCGAAGACCGATGCATCGAGGAAGGTTGCCCTCGAACAGCTTTCCGGCGGACTTTCCGGGAAGATCACTGCCCTGAGGGACAGGATTACCTCTCTCTGCGCCCACATCGAGGCGTATATAGACTTCCCTGAGGATGAGATCGAGCCCGCGTCTCAAGAGAGTCTGCTGAAGGAGATTCAGGATTTGAGAGGAGAGCTCTCTGTCCTTTCCGGCAGTTTTGAAGAGGGACGTTTCTTCAGGGAGGGACTCAAGGTCGCCCTTGTCGGGAGACCGAATGTCGGGAAGTCATCGCTCCTCAACGCCCTCCTCAGGAGAGAGCGGGCGATCGTGACGGAAACCCCCGGAACAACGAGAGACGTTCTCGAAGAGCATCTCAATATCAAAGGCCTCCCGGTGAGGATCATGGACACTGCCGGCATCAGGGAGTCCCATGAGATGGCTGAAAGGGAGGGAGTGGTCAGGAGTCTTAAGGCCCTTGATGAAGCTGACATCGTTATCGCTCTCGTTGACGGGAGCATCCTGCCCGATGATCAGGACAGAGAGGTTCTCGAAAGAATCAGAGGGAAGAAGAGCGTCGTTGCCATAAACAAATCAGACCTTCCGGCTGCTGATCCTTCCCTCGATGCATACCTCAGCGATTACTCAGACCATATCCTGGAGATATCGGCAAAGACCCTCAGCGGACTTGACGGGTTGAAGGACAGGCTTCTGGACCTGGCGGCAAACGGCGCTTCTTCAGGCGATATTGCCGGTGTTATCGTCACGAATGTGAGGCACAAGGTCGCCCTTGATCATTCGGTCTCAGCACTGAGGAGGACGTCTGAAGCCCTGGCTTCACATAAGCCTCTCGAGATCGTTGCTATCGAAATACGGGATGCCCTCGACAGTCTCGGAGAAATCGTCGGGGTGGTCACGACTGAGGAGATCCTTAGTAAGATATTCAGTGAGTTCTGTATAGGGAAATAG